DNA from Pirellulales bacterium:
GCGGATCGAACCACTCGTACAGGTGTTCGATATAGAACTCTTGCCAATCGGCCTCGTTGCACGTCGAGCCGTCGGGGTTGCGGCGCCGGTAGATGATGGCCTGTTGCGGCAAGTGATCGGTCCACAACACCAGGTCGTCTTCGTCGGGCGGGGGAATCTGCAATTGGCAATTGACGTGTCGCGCGCGGGGTATGTGCAGCAGAATCAGATCAGCCGGCATGTCTACCAACAGGTCGATCGCCCGCTTCGATCCCGGATCGAGCATTGTTTCGGATTGATAGACGGGAACCGGCCGCGGCACGTAGCCCGCGAGTGGCCGTGTGAGGAAACAGCCACACGGGCCCGGCGAAACGACCGGACCCGCGGGGAAATTCGCCGCCAGGAAACCGGTGGCGTCGATCATGGATTGATGATCGGCCCAATACTCGCGACTGCGCTCGAGGAAACATCCCATTCGCCCGAGTCCTGGGCCGGCGGTCGTCATGGCCGGAAACAGTGCGCCGTGCTGATTATAGAGATTCAGGCCGATCATCACCGCCAGGGCGATCCAGGCCGTCTGCCGCGCACGTGGAACGGAGAACAGCAGCGTGCCGAGCAGCACCCACAGTAGCGGCGTGCCGACGACGAAATAGCGCGGCACGAAAACCAGCTTCAAGATCGACAGCACGCTGGCGACGATGACCATGGCGCAAAGCCAGACGCGCGGTTCGTCGACCAGCGGATGCAACAGCCGCAACGCCACTGCCGGCAGCGACGCCACGCCCGCCGGGACGCGAAATCGGACCACACGGACGATATACCATGCGATCGTCAACACCACCGCCAGGCCTGCCAGGATCAGCAAGTCCGGGCACCAGAAGCGGGCATACTCGATCGCAAAGCCGGTCGCGCGCACCTGGGGTATGTTCTTCGCCATGACGCCACCCCAGCGCATCAACAGCACTGTCGTGCCGAAAGTGGCCGCATTGACGATCGCCCCGATGAAAGCGTTCCGTGCGCGCTGCGCGTCGTTGGTCAGCCAGGCATAGGCCGCGACGGCGGTTCCATGGACCGCGGCTGCGGCCACGAACAGCGCCCCGGTGGCCTTGCAAAAAAAGGCCGCCAATCCACACACGGCCGCAGTCTTGAACCGTTCGCGCGTAACCAGCAGCAGGGCCGCAAGACCCAACAGCGAGACCGGAAACTCCATCCCCAGCATTTCCAACTGCGCGATGAACAAGGGCGTGGTCAACAGGGCCGCGACCACCAACGCGGCGCCCAGCGTGCCGGCGCGCGGGCGGAGCAGTCGAAAGGCCACGAGGAGAATTCCCGCACCCAGCGCGATGTAGGTCACGTGATAGACCGTGAGCACTGCTTTGACCGATGGCAGCGTCTTGAGCGCCACGGCCACCAGCGTCGGGATCACGCTGGTGACGTACGTCTTTGTGCCCCCGGAGAAGACGTCGTCCTCGTCATGGATGAGGCGGTCGTAGTCGAAATTGGAGTCGGCGAGGAACATGGCCTCGCGCCACATGCCGACGTAGTCCCAATAGGGCGGCGATGAGAGCACCGGCCAGCGCCAGGCAAGCAGGGCCAGCGTGAGCACCAGCCAGGCCGCGACCCAACGACCCACGGCTCGCCCGTCCAACCCGGGGCGCGGTGCAGGTTCACCCTCGCTCTGCTTCGCGGGCCGGGGTTCATGGGTAGAGTGTCGCGACATGACGGACAAGTCTCCCCCACCGGGACTTGGCGAGCGATGATCCCAGAGTTCACCGCCGCGCGACGAACGGCTCAGGAAACCGCCCGGCGCGGCCGGGCCCCCGGCTGGAAAGATATCAGCCTTGAATGCAGGCACCCGGGGCCCGTTGGCGGTGAAATTCCATCCTCTGGACGAGGCCTAGAAATGTCAAGCGCCGCAACAAGATACGATCAAACGGGTGGGGGCGAGGCCGGCACCTCTCGAATTCGAGCCAGACCGGCGATGAAGTGCGCACAAAACCGGTCGGTGGAGCCCGGTGACGGGACTCGAACTGACGGCAAAGAAGACGTCTAAGTCCGTACCCACCAATCGGTTGAAGATTTGACAAATTTACCAGCAAAATTTCTTGGTCGTATGCGTGGCCGCTGCTATCCTGCATCTCATCGACCGGTTCGCGCCGCCGCGATGGGGGAAGGTGCGTTTTGAGCGCTACTAGGGACGGTTTGTGCGAATTAGCCGGTCGGTCGCGCTCGGTCATTTACCGCGATCGTTGGGGGGAACGCCGTCGTGATCAGTACGAACGCTGAACCGCTTCGCATCCTGCTCATCAAGCCGTTTCAGCCGACCACGGCCCTGGTTCACATGCCTCCTTTGGGCATCTTGTACCTGGCCTCGACCGTGCGGCAGCAGTTCGGCGAGCACGGCGTCGAGGTTCGAGTGCTCGACCAGCGGTTGAACAAGGGCCGCTACAACGAGTTGGCTCCCCTGCTCGACGAGTTTCGGCCGCACCTCGTGGGCATCTCGGCCTTGAATCTCGAGGCGGAAGAGGCCGGCCGCACGGCCCATTTCGTCAAGACGCATTACCCGCACATCATCACGGCGCTCGGCGGACCTTTGGCCCACCGCAACACGCTCCGGCTGGCGGCGACGGGTGTTTACGACTGGATCTTCGACGGCGAAGCCGACCTGGCATTTCCCTGTGCCATCGAGCGGCAGTTCCGCGGTAACGGGCAACTCGACGACGTCATCGGGCTCACCTGGCGCGACGCCGACGGCAATTTCCACACCAACGGATGCTCGGCCCGGCCCGGTGCCAAGCCGATGGTCGGGGCCGTGACCAATCTCGACGACCTCCCTTTCCCGGCTTGGGATCTGGTCGATTTCGACGCCTATGCCGTGCGCCAGAACATGGCCACGCAACTGCGCGGCAAGCGCTATGCGCCGATCTTCACCTCGCGGGGATGCCCGTACCTGTGCACCTACTGTCACGACATCTTCGGCAAGAAGCTCCGTTGGCGTTCGCCTGAGAACGTGTTGGCCGAGATGCGGCTGCTGCGCGAAAAGTACGGCGTCGACGAGTTACAGATCATCGACGACATCTTCAATCTCAACTCGGGCCGGATGAAGGAGATCTGCACGGCGATGGCGCCGATGAAGTTCAAAATCACCTTTCCGAACGGCCTGCGGGCCGACATTCTCGACGAGGACGACGTCGAACACCTGGTCAAGGCCGGGATGTATTACGCCTGCGTCGCGATCGAGACGGTGTCGCCGCGGCTGCAAGATTTCATTCGCAAGCGATTGCATCTCGACCGGCTGGAGAAGTCGGTTCAGTGGATGGCCGAACGCGGCTGCATGATCAAGGGCTTCTTCATGCTCGGTTTTCCGACCGAGACGCTCGAGGAAATCGAGGCCACGATCAGTTGGGCCGTGAATTCGCACCTGACCCATGCCGGGTTCTACCAGGTGGTGCCGCAGCCCGGTACGCCGCTGTACGAGCAGGCCCTGTCCGAAAGCAAGGAAGCGCTCGAGCGGATGATCATGCTCGACATGTACAGCCCGACGTGCTGGTATGCCGAGGCGTACGGCGTCGACTTGATGAAGATTCGCCGACAGGCCGTGCGGCGGTTCTTCCTCACGCGGCCCAAGCGTTTGTATCGCATCTTCCGCGGCACGCGTTGGTACAACCTCTGGCAAGGCTTTTCGATCTTGTTCCAGACGGCCCTGCGTCCTTCGCCCAACGTGCGCGACGCCGATCCCCTGCCCGAGGCGCTTCAGCCATTGGGCAGCCTGTACTCGACCGAGGTGCCAGTGGCCACTCCCTATCGTCCGAGCGACGTCGTGCGCGGGCAGGTCGGGCTGCCGGTTGTCGAATCGGCCGTGAGCGTATAACCCGGAGGGCGTCTCGCACCGGGGCCCCAGAAACCAGAAAGTCGTAGCGACCCTCCCCGCCGGACGCGCCGGCGGTTTATGCTGGTAAGTTCGCGAGGCTGGGGATTGCCGGCGTCCGGCAAACTCGCGACCTTCGACCGCACATCTGCGGTGTTGGCGGTCCAGGACTGGTCGGTTTGTCGGTGCGAGGTTCGCTCATGTCCGTGCGGCTCTCGATCGTTATGCCCGCCTACAACGAGGAAGGCGCGATCGAACGAGCCGTCGTCGAGGTTCAGGAGCGGATCTTCTCGCACGTGCCCGACGCCGAGCTGATTGTCGTCGACGATGGCAGCCGTGACCGGACGGGCGCCATTCTCGATCGACTGGCGCGCGACGAACCGCGGCTGCGCGTCGTCCACCAGGCGAACGGCGGTCACGGGCCGGCCCTGCGCCATGGCCTCGACCTGATGCATGGATCGTTCGTGCTGCTGGTCGACAGCGACCGCCAGATCCCCCTCGACCACTTTGCCGAGTTCTGGCAGGAAATCGCCGGCTGCGACGCCGTGATCGGGGTCCGCCGCGTGCGGCACGATCCGCGCATTCGGCTGTATCTGACGCGGCTGGTGCGGTGGACGATTCGCGTGATGTTCGGCGTTTCGCTGGCCGATGCCAACGTCCCGTTCAAGCTAGTGCGCGGTGAGGCCTGGCAGGCGGCCCGGTGCATCATTCCGCCCGATACGCTGACGCCGTCGATGTTCCTGGCCGTGTTTCTCAAACGAGCCGGCTACCGTGTGAGCGAACGCGAGGTGTGTCACCGCGAGCGCCAAACGGGCATCATTTCGATTCGCCGCTGGAAGCTCCTGCGGTTCTGTTTTCGCGGTTTTCGCCAATTGCTCGCGTTTCGCCGGAGGTTGGGCGCATGGAAACCGGGCCACGCCTGCTGATCGTCGGTGCCGGCCCGACAGGGCTCGGCGCGGCGTGGCGGTTGCACCAGCGCGGCGCGACGCGCTGGCTGCTCGTCGACGCGGCCCAAGAAGCCGGCGGTTTGGCCGGCTCCGTGGTCGATCCGCAGGGGTTTGTTTGGGATCGCGGCGGGCACGTGCTGTTTTCGCACTACGAGTATTTCGATCGGGCCGTAAACACCTGGTTGGGCGACGCGTGGGTCGAACACGTACGCGAAGCCTGGGTCTGGATGCGCCGGCGATTCATCCCCTACCCGTTGCAGAACAACATCTGGCGGCTGCCCGACGCCGAGCTCGAACGCTGCATCGCAGGACTGCGGGCAGCGCGGAAAGAGACCCACGCCGAACGGCCGACGCAGTTTCGCGAGTGGATCTTGCGTCAATTCGGCGCCGGCCTCGCCGAGTCGTTCTTTCTGCCCTACAACCGCAAAGTTTGGGCCTATGACCCGGCGCGGCTGGGCACCGGTTGGATGGGCGAGCGCGTGGCCACGGTCGACCTGGCACGAGTTCTGGCCAACGTCGAACGCCGCCAAGACGACGTCGGCTGGGGGCCCAATGCGCGGTTCCGCTTCCCACTTCGAGGCGGAACGGGCGCCATCTGGCGGGCCGCACTCGACCGCCTTCCGCGCGAGCGCGTGCAATTGGGGCGGCGCGTGGTGCGCATCGATGCGCAGCGCAAGACCGCGGTCTTCGCCGACGGCGGCGAATTGACTTACGACGTGCTGCTCAGCACGATGCCGCTCGACCGGTTATTGACGCTGCTCGTCGACCAACCCCAATTGGCTCAGCAGGCCGGCGAATTCGTCCATTCCCGCACGCACCTGGTGGGCGTGGGCATCGAAGGCGACACGCCCGAGGTGCTCCGCACGAAGAATTGGATGTATTTCCCCGAGCCGGAGCTGCCGTTTTATCGCGTGACGGTGTTCTCGAATTACTCGCCCCACAACGTGCCGTGGCCCGGGCAGCAATGGTCGTTGCTGTGCGAAATGAGTTCGACACCGGACGAGAGCTTCGACGACGAGGCACACGAGCGCGACGTCGTGGC
Protein-coding regions in this window:
- a CDS encoding tetratricopeptide repeat protein, whose translation is MGRWVAAWLVLTLALLAWRWPVLSSPPYWDYVGMWREAMFLADSNFDYDRLIHDEDDVFSGGTKTYVTSVIPTLVAVALKTLPSVKAVLTVYHVTYIALGAGILLVAFRLLRPRAGTLGAALVVAALLTTPLFIAQLEMLGMEFPVSLLGLAALLLVTRERFKTAAVCGLAAFFCKATGALFVAAAAVHGTAVAAYAWLTNDAQRARNAFIGAIVNAATFGTTVLLMRWGGVMAKNIPQVRATGFAIEYARFWCPDLLILAGLAVVLTIAWYIVRVVRFRVPAGVASLPAVALRLLHPLVDEPRVWLCAMVIVASVLSILKLVFVPRYFVVGTPLLWVLLGTLLFSVPRARQTAWIALAVMIGLNLYNQHGALFPAMTTAGPGLGRMGCFLERSREYWADHQSMIDATGFLAANFPAGPVVSPGPCGCFLTRPLAGYVPRPVPVYQSETMLDPGSKRAIDLLVDMPADLILLHIPRARHVNCQLQIPPPDEDDLVLWTDHLPQQAIIYRRRNPDGSTCNEADWQEFYIEHLYEWFDPQRRTMLTASALLRAGRTERAQQLLEGYLEQYPHDVTLLAMQAGIHVQQHDFAAAVACAQRAVAADPQQAEAHDSLGAAWLAQGEVTQALGHFDAALRCDRNYEKALTHRASCLLQLGRTAEAEQAIEAALAVAPDSFDANLQLGLLRMAQDRRDDAETALRRALKVNPLDADTNRALATLAQARKDMVEFEARLRALVARMPDDAGALRTLGDLALERHEFADACRYYHAALAARPELIEARASLAIALQQAGDAAEAVQRYRQVLHVLPTWQTGLNNLAWLLATHPDPKLRNGSESVSLAESACRQTQYKDPGYLDTLAAAYAELGDFPKAVQVVRQALALPSVAQDAARQEKLRSRLSLYENRQPYRQPLPASRAAEQAADQRSPSGTAPGSQESS
- a CDS encoding B12-binding domain-containing radical SAM protein gives rise to the protein MISTNAEPLRILLIKPFQPTTALVHMPPLGILYLASTVRQQFGEHGVEVRVLDQRLNKGRYNELAPLLDEFRPHLVGISALNLEAEEAGRTAHFVKTHYPHIITALGGPLAHRNTLRLAATGVYDWIFDGEADLAFPCAIERQFRGNGQLDDVIGLTWRDADGNFHTNGCSARPGAKPMVGAVTNLDDLPFPAWDLVDFDAYAVRQNMATQLRGKRYAPIFTSRGCPYLCTYCHDIFGKKLRWRSPENVLAEMRLLREKYGVDELQIIDDIFNLNSGRMKEICTAMAPMKFKITFPNGLRADILDEDDVEHLVKAGMYYACVAIETVSPRLQDFIRKRLHLDRLEKSVQWMAERGCMIKGFFMLGFPTETLEEIEATISWAVNSHLTHAGFYQVVPQPGTPLYEQALSESKEALERMIMLDMYSPTCWYAEAYGVDLMKIRRQAVRRFFLTRPKRLYRIFRGTRWYNLWQGFSILFQTALRPSPNVRDADPLPEALQPLGSLYSTEVPVATPYRPSDVVRGQVGLPVVESAVSV
- a CDS encoding glycosyltransferase family 2 protein — encoded protein: MSVRLSIVMPAYNEEGAIERAVVEVQERIFSHVPDAELIVVDDGSRDRTGAILDRLARDEPRLRVVHQANGGHGPALRHGLDLMHGSFVLLVDSDRQIPLDHFAEFWQEIAGCDAVIGVRRVRHDPRIRLYLTRLVRWTIRVMFGVSLADANVPFKLVRGEAWQAARCIIPPDTLTPSMFLAVFLKRAGYRVSEREVCHRERQTGIISIRRWKLLRFCFRGFRQLLAFRRRLGAWKPGHAC
- a CDS encoding FAD-dependent oxidoreductase; this translates as METGPRLLIVGAGPTGLGAAWRLHQRGATRWLLVDAAQEAGGLAGSVVDPQGFVWDRGGHVLFSHYEYFDRAVNTWLGDAWVEHVREAWVWMRRRFIPYPLQNNIWRLPDAELERCIAGLRAARKETHAERPTQFREWILRQFGAGLAESFFLPYNRKVWAYDPARLGTGWMGERVATVDLARVLANVERRQDDVGWGPNARFRFPLRGGTGAIWRAALDRLPRERVQLGRRVVRIDAQRKTAVFADGGELTYDVLLSTMPLDRLLTLLVDQPQLAQQAGEFVHSRTHLVGVGIEGDTPEVLRTKNWMYFPEPELPFYRVTVFSNYSPHNVPWPGQQWSLLCEMSSTPDESFDDEAHERDVVAALRGEGFLQADVTPVTLWRERLEYGYPTPFVGRDELLARVDSRLKALSIYSRGRFGGWKYEVSNQDHSLMQGVEWVEHVLAGGEETTYYDPDTVNRGPQRVGPD